A genomic window from Oceanobacillus timonensis includes:
- a CDS encoding four-carbon acid sugar kinase family protein: MSKLGIVADDLTGATTAGVLLARSNIPVAAYFDSDNLSKDKEQEAFILTTDSRSIKKEEAKARVQQAVIQLKENGATYLAKRIDTTLRGNIGAEVEAMLEMMDDDAIGIMVPAMPQSKRILVGGYSIIDNIPLSQTPVAKDVRTPVEESHCPTLIKNQTDYPVETISLNTILAGKASLEKRLQKVRESGAKIVIADAVSLEHIDVIAQVVSGLKWNVLMIDPGPFTERMAYYNGFTMKEEALNTSAVSTEQQKGTVLAVAGSASSVTKEQIHHLAKQENVIQIPVAAKDLVCSNETSSKEIRRVIDVAVNHLKDTSPQALIIETSVTNERVDLKAEERRNGLSLGDAADNINKALGEITKGILLQTSKVKGIYMTGGDTMVHILKTLEAVGIKLLDYVIPQADLGIVIGGHSDGLVVVGKGGLTGSVQTAADIVERICKEASVRELIEN; encoded by the coding sequence ATGTCCAAATTAGGTATCGTTGCTGATGATTTAACAGGTGCAACAACAGCAGGTGTCTTATTAGCAAGATCGAATATCCCTGTCGCTGCCTATTTTGATTCAGATAATTTATCTAAGGATAAAGAACAGGAAGCATTTATTTTAACAACAGATTCAAGGTCAATCAAAAAAGAAGAGGCAAAAGCAAGAGTTCAACAAGCTGTGATTCAATTAAAAGAAAACGGTGCCACCTATTTAGCTAAAAGAATTGATACAACATTAAGGGGAAATATAGGTGCTGAAGTAGAAGCCATGCTAGAAATGATGGATGACGATGCTATTGGTATTATGGTTCCAGCAATGCCGCAATCTAAACGGATTTTAGTAGGAGGATATTCGATTATTGATAATATCCCTTTATCACAAACTCCCGTAGCAAAGGATGTACGAACGCCTGTAGAAGAATCACATTGTCCTACCTTAATCAAAAATCAAACGGATTATCCTGTTGAAACCATTTCATTAAATACGATACTGGCCGGTAAAGCATCGCTGGAAAAACGGTTGCAAAAAGTCCGGGAGAGCGGTGCGAAAATCGTTATTGCCGATGCAGTGTCCTTGGAGCATATCGATGTAATCGCACAGGTTGTTTCAGGTTTAAAATGGAATGTACTGATGATTGATCCAGGGCCATTTACAGAGAGAATGGCTTATTATAATGGATTTACGATGAAGGAAGAAGCGTTAAACACCAGTGCTGTTTCTACGGAGCAACAAAAAGGGACTGTTCTTGCCGTTGCTGGCAGTGCTTCCTCTGTAACCAAAGAGCAGATTCATCATTTAGCCAAACAGGAAAATGTGATTCAAATCCCAGTCGCAGCAAAAGATTTAGTGTGTTCTAATGAAACTTCCTCTAAAGAAATCAGACGCGTTATTGATGTAGCGGTAAACCATTTAAAAGATACTTCTCCGCAGGCGCTAATTATCGAAACATCTGTAACAAATGAACGGGTGGATTTAAAGGCCGAGGAGAGAAGGAACGGTTTATCCCTTGGGGACGCTGCTGATAATATCAATAAAGCACTCGGCGAAATTACAAAGGGCATATTATTGCAGACATCTAAAGTGAAAGGGATATATATGACAGGCGGAGACACCATGGTTCATATTTTGAAAACACTGGAAGCAGTTGGAATTAAATTGCTGGACTATGTTATCCCACAGGCCGATTTAGGGATTGTTATCGGTGGTCATTCAGATGGGCTGGTTGTCGTTGGGAAAGGCGGTTTAACAGGATCTGTCCAGACAGCGGCAGATATTGTTGAACGAATTTGTAAAGAGGCAAGTGTTCGAGAGTTGATTGAGAATTGA
- the yhaM gene encoding 3'-5' exoribonuclease YhaM, which yields MKKGIAYLTVGDKFEGFLLINQSTKGTTSNGKPFLTLMLRDESGELEAKLWDATKEDEENLVAEQIIHVNGEINQFRGKNQLRIHAIRLSQPTDQVHVSDFVGKAPLGKEELGSKLTEAIFEMTNPTLQRIVRGFVKKYQHDLLIYPAAAKNHHDVASGLAYHVVSMLGIARKLHELYPSIDRDLLYAGIILHDIGKIRELSGVVSTTYTLEGKLLGHITMMTEEIAEMAKELQVEEKEEVLILQHLILSHHGKAEWGSPKPPMVKEAELLHLIDLIDAKMNMLDKALDKVQPGEFTERLFAMDNRSFYKPSFE from the coding sequence ATGAAAAAAGGAATTGCATATTTAACAGTCGGTGATAAATTTGAAGGGTTTTTATTAATTAATCAATCGACAAAAGGGACGACGAGTAACGGAAAACCATTTTTAACATTAATGCTTCGTGATGAATCTGGAGAGTTAGAAGCAAAGCTGTGGGATGCCACGAAAGAGGATGAGGAGAATCTCGTCGCTGAACAGATTATTCATGTGAATGGAGAAATTAATCAATTTCGTGGGAAAAATCAGTTGCGTATACATGCCATTCGCTTATCCCAACCTACAGACCAGGTGCATGTGAGCGATTTTGTCGGTAAAGCTCCATTGGGTAAAGAAGAACTTGGGTCAAAGTTAACAGAAGCTATTTTTGAAATGACAAATCCAACCCTGCAACGGATTGTAAGAGGGTTTGTAAAAAAGTATCAACATGATTTGCTTATTTATCCGGCTGCTGCGAAGAATCATCATGATGTAGCATCTGGACTTGCATATCATGTTGTCAGTATGCTGGGTATTGCTCGAAAACTGCATGAATTATATCCTTCCATTGATAGAGACTTACTCTATGCAGGTATTATTCTCCATGATATCGGGAAAATCAGAGAATTATCCGGCGTGGTGTCCACCACGTATACACTGGAAGGAAAGCTGCTGGGTCATATCACGATGATGACAGAAGAAATAGCGGAGATGGCAAAAGAACTGCAAGTCGAAGAAAAAGAAGAGGTGCTTATTTTACAGCACTTGATTCTAAGTCATCATGGCAAAGCAGAATGGGGCAGCCCGAAACCGCCGATGGTGAAAGAAGCAGAACTGTTGCATCTTATTGACTTAATTGATGCCAAAATGAATATGTTGGATAAAGCTTTAGATAAAGTCCAGCCGGGAGAATTTACAGAACGGCTTTTTGCCATGGATAATCGCTCTTTTTATAAACCTTCTTTTGAATAA
- a CDS encoding TRAP transporter substrate-binding protein: MKIIRNVSVFAIVVLAIGIVVAFFTTSNAMTDDTITIRFGHDQVESNERHIAIMHFKELVEERSDGHMEVQVYPNNQLGSESEMVESVALNDLQMVAAAAYSQYSPEISMLELPYLFDDYEQAWDSLDGEVGDIVAEPLLDDNLRIISYFENGFRHITANHPIEEPDDLKGIKIRTPEFPVNVNTLASFGANPTPMSFGEVYMGLQQGTIDAQENPVANTYANKLNEVQDYLIMTGHQYTPLPVAIGDEFWQSLTPEEQDIIEESAVETAQYHRDLLRENEAKMIEELEEQGMTVIENPDTEAFEEAGEAVYEQFRNAYGDELLDQVLDEIE; this comes from the coding sequence GTGAAGATAATTCGAAATGTAAGCGTTTTTGCAATTGTAGTATTAGCGATAGGGATTGTTGTTGCTTTCTTTACAACAAGCAATGCGATGACGGATGACACGATTACGATTCGTTTTGGGCATGACCAAGTAGAGTCGAATGAAAGGCATATAGCAATAATGCATTTTAAAGAACTGGTAGAAGAGAGATCCGATGGGCATATGGAAGTGCAGGTTTATCCGAATAACCAGTTAGGATCTGAGTCGGAAATGGTTGAAAGCGTAGCATTAAATGATTTACAGATGGTTGCTGCAGCGGCTTACAGCCAATATAGTCCGGAAATTAGTATGCTTGAACTTCCATATTTATTTGATGATTATGAACAAGCTTGGGATTCATTGGATGGGGAAGTAGGAGATATCGTAGCTGAACCGTTATTAGATGATAATTTAAGGATTATTTCGTACTTTGAAAATGGTTTTCGTCATATTACAGCCAATCATCCAATTGAAGAACCGGATGATTTAAAAGGAATAAAAATCCGAACGCCGGAGTTTCCTGTAAACGTGAATACGTTAGCTTCTTTTGGAGCAAATCCGACACCAATGTCTTTCGGAGAAGTGTATATGGGGTTGCAGCAAGGTACAATTGACGCGCAGGAAAATCCAGTTGCTAATACTTATGCAAATAAATTAAATGAAGTTCAAGATTATCTTATTATGACAGGTCATCAATATACACCCCTTCCTGTTGCGATTGGAGATGAATTTTGGCAGTCTCTGACACCCGAAGAACAAGACATTATTGAAGAGAGTGCTGTAGAGACAGCGCAATATCATCGTGATTTATTGCGGGAAAATGAAGCGAAAATGATAGAAGAATTAGAAGAACAAGGTATGACAGTGATTGAAAATCCGGATACAGAGGCTTTTGAAGAAGCAGGGGAAGCCGTTTATGAACAGTTTAGAAATGCTTATGGGGATGAACTCTTAGACCAGGTTTTGGATGAGATAGAATAA
- a CDS encoding TRAP transporter small permease: MKVLRWLDEHFEEYILVFLSAFTVIIIFMQVVMRYIFGNSLAWSEEIARYAFIWLIYIGVSYGVKRNKHLGVDALSMLFQRKGKLIIAMIANISFLIFAVVMTYFGIDIVARVSRTSAALQIPLFWVYLAPVVGMLLTSIRLLQKMVYDMKDYRSMKKNENVNNQDRNESLAGQEEKTV, translated from the coding sequence ATGAAAGTGTTAAGATGGTTGGATGAGCATTTTGAAGAATATATTCTTGTTTTCTTAAGTGCTTTCACAGTAATTATCATATTTATGCAAGTGGTTATGAGATATATTTTTGGCAACTCGCTTGCTTGGTCTGAAGAAATTGCAAGATATGCTTTTATTTGGCTGATTTACATTGGAGTAAGTTATGGAGTGAAGCGGAATAAACATTTAGGGGTAGACGCATTATCGATGCTATTCCAGCGGAAAGGAAAGTTAATCATTGCAATGATTGCGAATATTTCTTTCCTCATCTTTGCAGTAGTGATGACGTATTTTGGAATTGATATTGTTGCGAGGGTATCCAGAACATCAGCGGCGTTACAAATCCCGTTATTTTGGGTGTATCTGGCTCCGGTTGTAGGTATGCTGTTAACCTCTATTCGATTACTGCAAAAAATGGTCTATGATATGAAAGACTATCGATCTATGAAGAAAAACGAAAATGTAAATAATCAGGATAGAAACGAATCCTTGGCAGGTCAGGAGGAGAAAACAGTATGA
- a CDS encoding HPr family phosphocarrier protein — translation MQKYDCEVFIRNQSGNQIHEVNPKSILGLATLQLRNGVEATVRAEGKDAEDAVNEIIRFFGGE, via the coding sequence TTGCAAAAATATGATTGTGAAGTATTCATCCGAAACCAATCTGGAAATCAAATCCATGAAGTGAACCCGAAAAGCATCTTGGGTCTTGCGACGCTGCAACTGCGAAATGGTGTCGAAGCTACTGTACGGGCAGAAGGAAAAGATGCCGAGGACGCTGTTAATGAGATTATCCGCTTTTTTGGAGGAGAATAA
- a CDS encoding AAA family ATPase → MKIKEITIYGFGRWIDQSFSFSDSHLITLLGNNESGKTTLHQFMIYMLFGMTKKQCDFYRPKTSSKLGGRMIIEHPLEGTVRIERLDATEVRYFDNKGEEKDGTWFGALLGNVNAETFQSIYSFSDQDLTVMEEMNEEDMSELLLSVGLTGSAAIYKAEKKLQTELQKRFRPSGTKPVINEKLRELRSKDKQAEEKKQLEKSYKEQIEKLHTLENKHTLKKEQIAALDEQLEKKKLLDNTLPIRKEILHISEELQALTDVQDFPLDHQEQIRTIYADINQFDREIHSHQATLDTYTEKKQNVAINSLGSEEKEELTQLLNQKAEITFMMERRKTLEQDDNYKAREMTGMIQEKQINITTEELKQLELPFYLEKEWAAIRKEQEHLQESTADNQQQKEKLTQEKLRIQEEQKDVEKELLADVHVKELNQRMEAYQQRNHQDEKQQKGMYQLLEQMIRGKKKQQKMVTVTGIIVVLAVLLAGLIIDMPWLFLLSLAGGIGVYYIRRILEQHMTKLKQQQQDWQIDYSGQEMDVTAAEYAEAQEILEEQQRLHHKRSTLQDAFQQTIRELETTETLQSDLEKRQQRLEEKIAHQELQFPFLQSIAIFYWQDVYHLLQKLLQLSNEKQQIQIELDEVKEHLDQFFAQVKDWLEQNGFSSEPSLEAMMRTLEDIQQQEQQQQYEMQQLDQLIKDVQHKQLALKQKKHYYREEQDQLLKAAGAASEEDYFKKQERKEHFNKLFNRQEELTERMQMMLPEKWQQEWTEGSLEADQPYKNKKELELALAEEEEALEQLKNQLAEQKLRIEQLESAEDISLQMHELAMEKEELQDMVKAWAVQKTALRMLLAAKHQYKDKYLTLVIESAQTYFKEITGNQYDTIYAATAEKPFQVENSKNKQRFHVGELSKGTRDQLYISLRFAINEVMAKTSGLPFLMDDALVHFDRKRTERMQQVLERLSENQQVILFTCHREFAEAANGDIIQLHS, encoded by the coding sequence GTGAAAATAAAAGAAATAACCATTTACGGATTTGGCAGATGGATTGATCAGTCATTCTCCTTTTCAGATTCACATCTGATAACGCTTCTTGGTAATAATGAATCAGGTAAAACGACTTTGCATCAATTTATGATATATATGTTGTTTGGTATGACAAAAAAGCAATGCGATTTTTACCGTCCGAAAACAAGCAGTAAACTGGGCGGGAGGATGATTATCGAACATCCTCTTGAAGGTACGGTCAGGATAGAACGCCTGGACGCGACAGAGGTAAGATACTTTGATAACAAGGGAGAGGAAAAAGATGGAACCTGGTTTGGAGCGCTTCTGGGGAATGTGAATGCAGAAACGTTTCAATCCATTTATTCCTTTTCTGATCAGGATTTAACCGTAATGGAAGAAATGAATGAAGAAGATATGAGTGAACTGCTGCTGAGTGTTGGTCTAACAGGATCGGCAGCTATTTATAAAGCAGAGAAAAAACTACAGACAGAATTGCAAAAACGGTTCAGACCGTCTGGAACGAAACCGGTTATCAATGAAAAATTAAGGGAATTGCGCTCCAAAGATAAACAGGCAGAAGAAAAGAAGCAGCTGGAAAAATCATATAAAGAGCAAATAGAGAAACTGCATACATTGGAAAATAAACATACATTAAAAAAAGAACAGATTGCAGCGTTGGATGAACAGCTGGAAAAGAAAAAATTGCTCGACAATACACTTCCTATCCGAAAAGAAATCCTTCATATTTCTGAAGAATTGCAAGCATTGACAGATGTTCAAGACTTTCCCTTAGATCATCAAGAACAAATCAGGACAATCTATGCTGATATCAACCAGTTCGATAGAGAAATTCATTCCCATCAGGCTACCCTGGATACGTATACAGAAAAAAAACAAAATGTAGCAATCAATTCTCTTGGAAGTGAAGAAAAAGAGGAATTAACGCAGCTGCTAAATCAAAAAGCGGAAATAACTTTCATGATGGAACGCCGTAAAACGCTGGAACAGGATGATAATTATAAAGCACGCGAAATGACCGGAATGATTCAAGAAAAGCAGATTAATATAACAACAGAAGAATTGAAACAGCTGGAATTGCCTTTTTATCTGGAGAAGGAATGGGCAGCAATACGGAAAGAACAGGAACATCTGCAAGAAAGTACTGCTGATAACCAGCAACAGAAAGAAAAGCTGACACAAGAAAAATTACGCATCCAAGAGGAACAGAAAGATGTAGAAAAAGAACTGCTTGCTGACGTGCATGTAAAGGAATTAAACCAGCGGATGGAAGCTTACCAACAGAGAAATCATCAGGATGAAAAGCAGCAAAAAGGGATGTACCAGCTGCTGGAGCAAATGATTCGAGGGAAAAAGAAACAGCAGAAAATGGTTACTGTTACCGGAATCATAGTCGTTCTGGCGGTTCTGTTAGCTGGCTTGATTATAGACATGCCCTGGCTATTTTTATTAAGTTTGGCAGGCGGTATCGGCGTGTATTATATCCGCCGCATCCTGGAACAGCACATGACAAAGTTAAAGCAACAGCAGCAAGACTGGCAGATAGATTATTCGGGACAGGAAATGGATGTGACTGCAGCAGAATATGCGGAGGCACAAGAAATTTTAGAAGAACAGCAGCGGTTGCATCATAAACGCTCCACCTTACAGGATGCCTTTCAACAAACAATTCGTGAGCTGGAAACCACGGAAACATTACAATCTGATTTAGAAAAACGGCAACAGCGCTTAGAAGAAAAAATTGCACATCAAGAACTTCAGTTTCCATTTTTACAATCGATAGCTATTTTTTATTGGCAGGATGTCTACCATTTACTGCAAAAACTGCTTCAGCTATCCAATGAAAAACAGCAAATTCAAATAGAGTTAGATGAGGTAAAAGAGCACTTGGATCAGTTTTTTGCACAGGTTAAAGATTGGTTGGAACAGAATGGATTTTCCAGTGAACCCAGTCTGGAAGCTATGATGCGCACGTTAGAGGATATACAGCAGCAAGAACAGCAACAACAGTATGAGATGCAGCAGCTGGATCAGTTGATAAAAGATGTACAACATAAGCAATTGGCGCTCAAACAAAAAAAACATTATTACAGAGAAGAACAGGATCAGTTATTAAAAGCGGCTGGAGCGGCATCAGAAGAAGATTACTTTAAAAAACAGGAGAGAAAAGAACATTTTAATAAACTGTTCAACCGGCAAGAAGAACTAACAGAGAGAATGCAGATGATGCTTCCGGAAAAATGGCAGCAGGAATGGACCGAGGGATCCTTGGAAGCTGATCAGCCTTATAAAAATAAAAAAGAGCTGGAATTAGCATTAGCGGAGGAAGAAGAAGCATTAGAACAGTTAAAAAATCAACTGGCAGAGCAGAAATTACGTATTGAACAATTGGAATCGGCAGAAGATATTTCTTTGCAAATGCATGAACTGGCAATGGAGAAGGAAGAATTGCAAGATATGGTCAAAGCGTGGGCTGTGCAAAAAACCGCTTTACGGATGCTCCTTGCCGCCAAACATCAATACAAGGACAAATATTTGACCCTCGTGATAGAATCAGCACAAACTTATTTTAAAGAGATTACTGGAAACCAATATGATACAATATATGCAGCAACAGCAGAAAAACCTTTTCAGGTCGAAAATAGTAAAAATAAACAGCGATTTCACGTCGGAGAGCTTTCTAAAGGAACCAGAGACCAACTCTATATTTCTTTAAGATTTGCGATTAATGAGGTGATGGCTAAAACATCCGGATTACCATTTCTGATGGATGATGCGTTGGTTCATTTTGACAGGAAACGTACAGAGAGAATGCAACAGGTCTTAGAACGGTTGTCTGAAAATCAACAGGTAATTTTATTTACCTGCCATAGAGAATTTGCTGAAGCTGCTAACGGAGATATTATTCAACTTCATTCATGA
- a CDS encoding TRAP transporter large permease, translating to MTPFILFGTFFLFMALTVPIGIALGIAGLVTAMYSANISVTFLSQGLVTSTDNFALMAIPFFILAGEIMGKGGISNRLFDLANVFVGRYTGGFAMAAVVTSMFFAAISGSGPATVAAIGGIMIPAMVAEGYDKKFATALIAAAGSLGIILPPSIPMVLYGISANESIGDLFLGGIIPGLLIGGLILLWAYIYSKKKGYAGTGESFSFKKLFQTLNQAKWSLLVPIIILGGIYGGIFTPTEAAVVAVVYALFVSMFLHKSIKFKDLHAIFRNAALSSVAILIIIGTANAFGTILSMERIPQAFAEGFLTVSPNSMVILLMIIIMLLIIGCFIDTAAAVIIFTPILYPVALEIGMDPIHFGVVMIVTLAIGFITPPLGVNLFVGSGLSGLSMPVLAKAVIPFFFVILFGLLLIAAIPQLTTLFL from the coding sequence ATGACACCGTTTATTTTATTTGGCACATTCTTTTTATTTATGGCGTTAACTGTTCCTATCGGAATTGCGCTAGGCATTGCCGGCCTTGTTACTGCCATGTATTCGGCAAATATATCAGTTACTTTTCTATCACAGGGGTTAGTGACATCGACAGATAATTTTGCATTAATGGCGATTCCGTTCTTTATTCTTGCGGGAGAAATCATGGGAAAAGGCGGTATATCCAACCGTCTGTTTGATTTAGCAAATGTTTTTGTCGGCAGGTATACCGGCGGTTTTGCGATGGCAGCTGTTGTTACTTCCATGTTTTTTGCGGCTATTTCCGGATCAGGTCCAGCAACCGTAGCTGCAATCGGGGGTATTATGATTCCGGCGATGGTTGCGGAAGGCTATGATAAAAAATTTGCCACCGCTTTAATTGCAGCAGCAGGTTCATTAGGAATTATCCTGCCTCCAAGTATACCGATGGTTTTGTATGGTATTTCAGCCAATGAATCCATTGGGGATCTATTTCTGGGCGGGATTATTCCAGGTTTATTGATTGGCGGATTAATTCTATTATGGGCCTACATTTATTCGAAAAAGAAAGGCTATGCAGGAACTGGTGAATCGTTCAGTTTTAAAAAATTATTTCAGACGCTTAACCAAGCGAAATGGTCTTTACTGGTGCCGATCATTATCCTTGGTGGTATTTACGGCGGTATTTTCACACCTACAGAAGCTGCTGTTGTAGCTGTGGTCTATGCATTATTTGTAAGTATGTTCTTGCATAAATCAATCAAATTTAAAGATTTGCATGCCATCTTTAGAAATGCAGCATTAAGTTCGGTAGCGATTTTAATTATTATTGGAACAGCCAATGCATTTGGCACAATCTTGTCGATGGAAAGAATTCCACAGGCGTTTGCAGAAGGTTTCTTAACTGTTTCGCCTAATAGCATGGTTATTTTGCTAATGATTATTATCATGTTATTAATTATTGGCTGTTTTATTGATACTGCCGCAGCAGTTATTATATTTACACCGATTCTTTATCCGGTCGCACTTGAAATTGGCATGGATCCAATTCATTTTGGTGTTGTCATGATTGTTACTTTAGCAATTGGATTCATTACTCCGCCATTAGGAGTGAATTTATTTGTAGGATCCGGACTATCTGGTCTAAGTATGCCTGTGCTGGCCAAAGCGGTTATTCCATTCTTTTTTGTTATTTTGTTTGGTCTTCTTTTGATTGCTGCTATTCCGCAGCTAACAACGCTGTTCTTATAG
- the pdxA gene encoding 4-hydroxythreonine-4-phosphate dehydrogenase PdxA, which translates to MSGDLKKPVVAVTMGDPAGIGPEITVDTMLAEKVYDECNPFLIGSVDIVKRALDIKNSDFKVNKIDSPSQAAFTYGVIDVLEPKEYDCSQIEFGKVQKLAGEMSYGYVTKSIELGLNKEVDIVSTAPIHKEAIKLAGCKHEGHTEIFGDLTNSDYALTMFNCHNLKVFFVSRHKALVEACRYATKDVVLDTLHQIDTELKGIGYEHPEIALAALNPHASDNGLFGTEEKDHLIPAVEAAKEQGMNVVGPVPADSIFHLGLQGKYDAILSLYHDQGHIACKTYDFEKSITITWGLPFMRSSVDHGTAFDIAGKGIAGSVSMIESTLVPVQYWKQQQKALQA; encoded by the coding sequence ATGAGCGGAGATTTAAAAAAACCAGTTGTAGCTGTAACAATGGGAGATCCAGCAGGGATTGGACCGGAAATAACTGTAGACACGATGTTGGCTGAGAAGGTTTATGACGAATGTAATCCCTTCCTTATTGGCTCTGTAGATATTGTTAAAAGAGCTTTAGATATTAAAAATAGTGATTTTAAAGTGAATAAAATTGATTCTCCATCACAAGCTGCATTTACTTACGGTGTAATCGATGTTTTGGAGCCAAAAGAATATGATTGCTCACAAATTGAATTTGGGAAAGTGCAAAAATTGGCTGGAGAAATGTCCTATGGCTATGTAACAAAATCCATTGAATTAGGATTAAATAAAGAAGTTGATATTGTTTCTACAGCTCCTATCCATAAAGAAGCAATTAAGCTGGCAGGTTGTAAACATGAAGGACATACAGAAATATTCGGTGATTTAACAAATTCGGATTATGCATTAACTATGTTTAACTGCCATAACTTGAAAGTATTCTTTGTCAGCCGGCATAAAGCATTGGTTGAAGCTTGCCGTTATGCGACAAAAGATGTTGTTTTAGATACATTGCATCAAATTGATACAGAACTAAAAGGTATTGGATATGAGCATCCGGAAATTGCACTGGCAGCATTAAATCCGCATGCTTCAGATAATGGACTATTTGGTACAGAGGAAAAAGACCATTTAATTCCAGCGGTTGAAGCAGCCAAAGAACAAGGAATGAATGTAGTCGGCCCTGTACCGGCTGATTCTATATTCCATTTAGGATTACAAGGCAAATATGATGCTATTTTATCGCTTTATCATGATCAAGGCCATATTGCTTGTAAGACATATGATTTTGAAAAATCGATTACGATTACGTGGGGCCTGCCGTTTATGCGGAGTTCGGTAGACCATGGCACAGCATTTGACATCGCTGGAAAAGGCATTGCAGGGTCAGTAAGTATGATTGAGTCTACTTTAGTTCCTGTTCAATATTGGAAACAACAACAAAAAGCATTACAAGCATAA
- a CDS encoding thioredoxin family protein, producing MSYTIELGTNAPDFSLLATDGKNYRLNDFDYAEILVVFFTCNHCPYVIGSDEVTREIADTYKDKGVSFVGINSNSAETKELDAYEYMVERMEEKRFPWVYLRDENQEVAKAYGALKTPHFFVFDKQRKLIYTGRGISNPKNPEEASVNDLKNVLEEVVSGREITEPMTNPIGCNIKWNGKDKYWMPPEACDLIPKNS from the coding sequence ATGTCATATACGATTGAATTGGGAACGAATGCACCAGATTTTTCACTTCTGGCGACAGACGGAAAAAATTATCGTTTAAACGATTTTGATTATGCAGAAATACTCGTTGTGTTTTTTACATGCAATCATTGTCCGTATGTGATTGGTTCGGATGAGGTAACAAGGGAAATCGCGGATACCTATAAGGATAAAGGCGTTTCTTTTGTAGGCATTAATTCCAACAGTGCAGAGACAAAAGAATTGGACGCTTATGAATATATGGTTGAAAGAATGGAAGAAAAACGTTTTCCATGGGTTTATCTCCGAGATGAAAATCAAGAAGTGGCCAAAGCATATGGAGCATTAAAAACGCCGCATTTCTTTGTTTTTGATAAGCAGCGCAAGCTTATTTATACAGGAAGGGGGATCAGTAATCCTAAAAATCCTGAAGAAGCATCGGTCAATGATCTGAAAAATGTATTGGAGGAAGTCGTATCAGGAAGAGAAATCACCGAGCCAATGACGAATCCTATCGGATGTAATATAAAATGGAATGGTAAAGATAAATATTGGATGCCTCCAGAAGCTTGTGATTTGATACCGAAAAATAGCTAA
- a CDS encoding sporulation YhaL family protein, which yields MSSIPIWVFAVILLILFSGYMALRAFMAEKKLDRQFIESEGKIYMERIQEERMKKREQ from the coding sequence ATGAGCTCGATTCCAATTTGGGTGTTTGCAGTGATTCTATTGATTTTATTTAGTGGATATATGGCGTTACGTGCATTTATGGCTGAAAAAAAGCTGGATAGACAGTTTATTGAAAGTGAAGGCAAGATCTACATGGAACGGATTCAGGAAGAACGGATGAAAAAAAGAGAACAGTGA